One window of Desulfovibrio subterraneus genomic DNA carries:
- a CDS encoding ArnT family glycosyltransferase: MTDSPDRPKSTDWPMSDSSSAPEREQQESAGHGPDRTSTTSATNEQCEHSALPPEHAVGTYAEHASSTDEHAPADSVTAEPADSATAKTGRKGNGKKVKGAQFQPVPKGMLDHCFDTLAYLPMLTLFVIVALQTWFTLDSRALWFSDEIRYANVFEHVINAKKWIVLYLNGIPYPDKPPVYFWLLKALYPLVGEASPKLFMLGAAVSGLMFTLATYLFARVLGEDKKTSLAAGLVLLSTFFTVGMMHYSRMDLLFATLITLSHLCLFKGWQKESAFGWVVLGFFFAGLATITKGPLGLAFPVVSTILFTVWRFRIKRLLGWDVAIGFGVMTAVCLAWVSAAYFTEDPDYLRNIFQQQIIKRATDTWHHGQPWWFYFATLSGVMMPWTFLLITVPWERLFGVQFYKNLWATRQPERMGLAYVWISVLSGFALLSAISIKLPVYLLPLFPLLAILSARALMRLTPGRCRMMFRLFALLFAGIAGGLVYIEFFNNPFHVQIVGWDYLAAIAGVSAAILWIAAPRRAEGGLLLLAVCVTVFILPLGTITAPALDSIMSPKAQATVMRTYMLNGFAPASYRIYSGTYSYYVKANIFETNDWPELDAFVQEHPDVVIAMRRKHWEEWPNKPEGMEIVHHQILVDPKPSNEYLLAIRRTTPELAAPPDPAAQ, from the coding sequence ATGACCGACTCTCCCGATCGCCCCAAATCTACCGACTGGCCCATGTCCGATTCCTCAAGCGCGCCGGAACGCGAACAGCAGGAATCTGCCGGACATGGTCCCGACCGGACTTCTACAACCTCCGCCACGAACGAACAGTGTGAACATTCGGCCCTGCCGCCCGAACACGCTGTCGGCACATACGCAGAGCATGCCTCTTCTACGGACGAACATGCCCCCGCAGATTCCGTAACCGCCGAACCTGCCGATTCCGCAACTGCAAAAACAGGCAGGAAGGGTAATGGCAAAAAGGTAAAGGGCGCACAGTTCCAGCCCGTTCCCAAGGGTATGCTGGACCACTGTTTCGACACCCTTGCCTACCTGCCCATGCTCACCCTGTTCGTGATTGTGGCGCTGCAGACATGGTTCACGCTGGACAGCCGCGCGCTGTGGTTCTCGGATGAAATCCGCTACGCCAACGTGTTCGAGCACGTTATCAACGCCAAAAAGTGGATCGTTCTCTATCTGAACGGCATACCCTATCCGGACAAGCCGCCGGTCTATTTCTGGCTGCTCAAGGCTCTGTATCCGCTGGTAGGCGAAGCATCACCAAAGCTCTTCATGCTCGGCGCAGCCGTGTCCGGCCTGATGTTCACACTGGCGACCTACCTCTTTGCCCGTGTCCTCGGCGAAGACAAGAAAACCTCGCTTGCCGCCGGTCTGGTGCTGCTCTCCACCTTCTTCACGGTGGGCATGATGCACTATTCGCGCATGGACCTGCTGTTTGCCACGCTCATCACCCTTTCCCACCTCTGCCTCTTCAAGGGCTGGCAGAAGGAAAGCGCCTTCGGCTGGGTCGTGCTCGGTTTCTTCTTCGCAGGTCTTGCCACAATAACCAAGGGACCGCTGGGTCTGGCCTTCCCCGTTGTTTCCACCATCCTCTTTACCGTATGGCGGTTCCGCATCAAGCGGCTGCTGGGCTGGGATGTTGCCATAGGTTTCGGCGTCATGACCGCAGTCTGTCTTGCGTGGGTCAGCGCCGCCTACTTTACGGAAGATCCTGATTACCTGCGAAACATCTTTCAGCAGCAGATCATAAAGCGGGCAACGGATACCTGGCATCACGGCCAGCCGTGGTGGTTCTACTTTGCCACCCTTTCAGGCGTGATGATGCCGTGGACATTCCTGCTTATCACGGTGCCGTGGGAGCGCCTTTTCGGGGTACAGTTCTACAAGAATCTCTGGGCTACCAGACAACCGGAACGCATGGGCCTTGCCTATGTGTGGATTTCCGTGCTGTCAGGCTTTGCCCTGCTTTCCGCCATCAGCATAAAGCTGCCGGTGTATCTGCTGCCACTCTTCCCGTTGCTCGCCATTCTGAGCGCGCGGGCGCTCATGCGCCTCACCCCGGGCCGGTGCCGCATGATGTTCCGCCTCTTCGCCCTGCTGTTTGCGGGTATTGCCGGCGGCCTTGTCTACATTGAGTTCTTCAACAATCCCTTCCATGTTCAGATTGTCGGCTGGGACTACCTTGCCGCCATTGCCGGTGTATCCGCCGCCATTCTCTGGATAGCCGCGCCGCGCCGCGCTGAAGGCGGACTGCTTCTGCTTGCAGTATGTGTAACCGTATTCATATTGCCTCTGGGCACCATAACGGCACCCGCGCTGGATTCCATAATGAGCCCCAAGGCGCAGGCCACTGTCATGCGCACATATATGCTCAACGGCTTTGCTCCGGCGAGCTACCGCATCTACTCCGGCACCTACAGCTATTACGTCAAGGCCAACATCTTTGAGACCAACGACTGGCCCGAACTGGATGCCTTTGTGCAGGAACATCCCGATGTGGTCATTGCCATGCGCAGAAAGCACTGGGAAGAATGGCCCAACAAGCCCGAGGGCATGGAGATAGTCCATCACCAGATTCTGGTGGACCCCAAGCCCAGCAATGAATACCTGTTGGCAATACGGCGCACTACGCCTGAACTTGCCGCACCGCCCGATCCTGCGGCACAATAG
- a CDS encoding YcaO-like family protein, whose product MPKSQTMRYTFTLTDTKGTVGYVACNPADPISFDNALAYQEAHPYDEFMHKYLLEQTKEFDASRMEKLLAAAVENGSIIRPVLAALLLETCLLNSNHGKFLARFPDNALAELRHHTPLIYLKWWMQEDRDAHRLWSAKFKSNMQEHRMLPLPETMEDFDLPMLYPDAERPKAVTVADMRASLAAEPYGTPWNRPAPEQTAMLALERLVENGFVADVEMRHIASLSPIALLRRWNLDISVECGRHNLSLQGLATSYGRGLSLADARAGYSMEMVERGSSFASVGPSAVLETAREHPVMLARLSELTTKGIVAMDPNSVPLEVPYQDEPLHWMQGHTPGANGPEPVMVPVQMVYMFCNLDEIALFSAQGSTGLASGNIIEEAKVAALTEIIERDAEATKPFIKAECFRLSSEDDKVKLLLADYEARGVHVMFQDITTEFGIPCYKTFVMSRKGEVIRGTGAGLNGKRAVISALTETPYPYPQSPQSAPALKDLPVRRHEDLPDYSLEDPIRNLALMERTLIANNRRPVYVELQRKDLQFPVVKAFIPGLELTADFDSFSRVSQRLFANYLYCYA is encoded by the coding sequence ATGCCCAAGAGCCAGACCATGCGCTATACCTTTACCCTTACGGATACCAAGGGCACCGTCGGCTATGTTGCCTGCAATCCGGCAGACCCCATTTCCTTCGATAACGCCCTCGCCTATCAGGAAGCCCACCCCTATGACGAGTTCATGCACAAGTACCTGCTTGAGCAGACCAAGGAATTCGATGCTTCCCGCATGGAAAAGCTGCTTGCAGCGGCCGTTGAAAACGGCAGCATCATTCGTCCGGTACTGGCTGCGCTGCTTCTGGAAACCTGCCTGCTGAACAGCAACCACGGCAAATTTCTGGCACGGTTCCCCGATAACGCGCTGGCGGAACTGCGCCACCACACGCCGCTCATCTATCTTAAATGGTGGATGCAGGAAGACCGGGATGCGCACAGACTATGGAGCGCCAAGTTCAAGTCCAACATGCAGGAGCACAGAATGCTGCCCCTGCCCGAGACCATGGAAGACTTTGACCTGCCCATGCTCTATCCCGATGCAGAACGCCCGAAGGCTGTAACTGTAGCCGACATGCGCGCATCGCTTGCCGCCGAACCTTACGGAACACCATGGAATCGTCCCGCACCCGAACAGACCGCCATGCTCGCACTGGAACGGCTGGTGGAAAACGGCTTTGTGGCAGATGTGGAAATGCGCCACATCGCCTCACTCTCTCCCATTGCCCTTCTGCGCCGCTGGAACCTCGACATTTCCGTGGAATGCGGCAGGCATAATCTTTCCCTGCAGGGTCTGGCCACATCCTACGGACGCGGCCTTTCCCTTGCCGATGCCCGTGCAGGCTATTCCATGGAAATGGTGGAACGCGGCTCGTCGTTCGCCTCGGTCGGCCCTTCTGCGGTACTGGAAACAGCACGTGAGCATCCCGTCATGCTTGCCCGCCTGTCGGAACTGACGACAAAGGGCATCGTCGCCATGGACCCGAACAGCGTGCCGCTGGAAGTGCCCTATCAGGATGAGCCCCTGCACTGGATGCAGGGACACACGCCAGGCGCAAACGGCCCCGAGCCGGTCATGGTTCCTGTGCAGATGGTCTACATGTTCTGCAATCTCGATGAAATAGCCCTGTTTTCGGCACAAGGCTCCACGGGGCTCGCCTCCGGCAACATCATTGAAGAAGCCAAGGTTGCCGCGCTGACCGAAATTATCGAACGCGATGCAGAAGCCACCAAGCCTTTCATCAAGGCTGAATGTTTCCGTCTTTCCAGCGAGGACGACAAGGTGAAGCTGCTGCTTGCGGATTACGAAGCACGCGGCGTGCATGTGATGTTTCAGGACATCACCACCGAGTTCGGCATTCCCTGCTACAAGACCTTTGTCATGAGCAGAAAGGGAGAGGTCATCCGCGGAACAGGCGCAGGGCTTAACGGTAAACGCGCTGTCATTTCCGCCCTGACGGAGACACCCTACCCCTACCCGCAAAGCCCTCAGTCTGCTCCGGCACTGAAAGACCTGCCGGTGCGCCGCCATGAAGACCTGCCCGACTACAGCTTGGAAGATCCCATCCGCAATCTGGCACTCATGGAGCGCACCCTCATCGCCAACAACCGGCGTCCGGTCTATGTGGAGCTGCAACGCAAGGACCTGCAGTTCCCTGTAGTCAAGGCCTTCATCCCCGGTCTGGAACTGACGGCAGACTTCGACAGTTTCAGCCGTGTCAGCCAGCGTCTGTTCGCGAATTATCTGTACTGCTACGCATAA
- a CDS encoding MTH1187 family thiamine-binding protein — protein sequence MSVIAELSIFPMDKGDSVSPYVKRALNVLKSSGLMFQLNPMGTVIEGDWDSVMAAVSDCYKALEADCDRIYMTLKIDARKGREYGMLSKVAAVE from the coding sequence ATGTCCGTCATTGCAGAGCTTTCCATTTTTCCCATGGATAAGGGCGACAGCGTCAGCCCCTATGTCAAACGGGCACTGAATGTGCTTAAATCCAGCGGTCTCATGTTCCAGCTCAACCCCATGGGCACGGTCATCGAAGGTGACTGGGACAGCGTAATGGCTGCCGTGAGCGACTGTTACAAGGCGCTGGAAGCCGACTGTGACCGCATCTACATGACGCTCAAGATCGACGCCCGCAAAGGCCGTGAATACGGCATGCTCTCCAAGGTTGCCGCCGTGGAATAA
- a CDS encoding phosphatase PAP2 family protein — MRYSYPVTQHVLSILPLCLLLLLVTATIGTSAEVIPFFRAYRAAHPDTTYYMKLLTDWGNPTMYVIYAGILIAARKRHDARLTRFVVAYILVQLAVSFLLVRIFKVAIGRPRPGVDGLYMPWSFDSAHNSLPSGHTAEIIGSTIPLTYFFKNHIVPLLLGCYAALLGFSRVYLEMHHTSDVFFGILLGSFSAYVIHTIWNRD; from the coding sequence ATGCGTTACAGCTACCCCGTCACCCAACATGTATTGAGCATTCTGCCTCTATGCCTGTTGCTGCTCCTTGTTACGGCAACAATAGGCACCTCGGCCGAAGTCATTCCCTTTTTCCGCGCTTACCGCGCAGCGCATCCTGACACAACCTATTACATGAAGCTGCTGACAGACTGGGGCAACCCCACAATGTATGTCATTTACGCGGGCATACTCATTGCCGCCCGCAAGCGGCACGATGCCAGGCTCACCCGTTTCGTCGTGGCATATATTCTGGTCCAGCTTGCAGTTTCCTTCCTGCTGGTGCGTATTTTCAAAGTAGCCATCGGCAGACCCCGCCCCGGCGTGGACGGGCTGTATATGCCATGGTCCTTCGATTCCGCCCACAACTCCCTGCCTTCAGGTCATACCGCGGAAATCATTGGCAGCACCATACCCCTGACCTACTTTTTCAAAAATCATATAGTTCCGTTGCTTCTGGGATGCTACGCAGCCCTTCTGGGCTTTTCCCGCGTGTATCTTGAAATGCATCACACCAGCGACGTATTCTTCGGCATACTGTTAGGCAGTTTTTCTGCGTACGTCATACACACCATCTGGAACAGGGACTGA
- a CDS encoding 6-hydroxymethylpterin diphosphokinase MptE-like protein, with the protein MLEHLSVEMGTLRRAQDIMVGNELNNFRRALSDGTVNPLRDAGKGIKAVIVGAGPSLAEYGPALAAMPHSALVVTALQTLTAAQHVGIKPHFCMSIDFSDGMLHVFKRLDPEFARDIPLIYSTKTKQEVVEQYPGPTIPLWTVGGLATFIAGTDDLVLDAAGNVSVALMRFLHWMGVRDITLVGQDFAWREKSHAAGHHCTGTVANSLELKDLDGNPIRTSVQYLTSAREMEQDIKRLGLNVRNIYGGGYVITTATNSTLEQVADDGFLTSESPALELYRLRMLQSRSACEQPVFEERAPSWRNSLRHAHKRMEKLFKKPDRNFGEIRSLFGSIHMFLSQDPIYLPYLYNEIMDVAGLRDGITRYTAKEAQRFKAVSKKVMEKVEFMDFILGRRSLEAHKAA; encoded by the coding sequence ATGCTGGAACACCTGAGTGTGGAAATGGGCACCCTGCGCAGGGCGCAGGACATCATGGTGGGTAACGAGCTCAACAATTTCCGCCGTGCCCTTTCCGACGGCACGGTGAACCCCCTGCGCGATGCGGGCAAGGGTATCAAGGCTGTAATCGTGGGTGCAGGCCCCTCCCTTGCGGAATACGGTCCGGCGCTCGCTGCTATGCCCCACTCCGCCCTTGTGGTAACCGCCCTGCAGACGCTCACGGCTGCGCAGCATGTGGGCATAAAGCCACATTTCTGCATGTCCATCGACTTCAGTGACGGCATGCTGCATGTTTTCAAGCGGCTTGATCCGGAATTCGCGCGCGATATTCCGCTCATATATTCCACCAAGACCAAGCAGGAAGTGGTGGAACAGTACCCCGGCCCCACCATTCCCTTATGGACGGTCGGCGGCCTTGCCACCTTTATAGCCGGAACCGACGATCTTGTTCTGGACGCCGCGGGGAACGTATCCGTAGCACTCATGCGCTTCCTGCACTGGATGGGCGTGCGCGATATAACCCTTGTGGGGCAGGACTTCGCATGGCGTGAAAAATCCCACGCCGCAGGCCACCACTGCACGGGCACCGTTGCCAATTCGCTGGAACTGAAGGATTTGGACGGCAACCCCATCCGCACCAGCGTGCAGTACCTGACCTCTGCCCGCGAAATGGAGCAGGACATCAAACGCCTCGGCCTGAACGTGCGCAATATTTACGGCGGCGGCTACGTCATCACCACCGCAACGAACAGCACCCTTGAGCAGGTGGCGGATGACGGTTTCCTGACGTCGGAATCACCGGCCCTTGAGCTCTACCGTCTGCGTATGCTTCAGTCCCGCTCCGCCTGCGAGCAGCCCGTTTTTGAAGAACGCGCCCCGAGCTGGCGAAACTCGCTGCGCCATGCCCATAAGCGTATGGAAAAGCTGTTCAAAAAACCCGACCGCAACTTTGGCGAAATCCGGTCCCTGTTCGGCAGCATCCACATGTTCCTGAGTCAGGACCCCATATATCTGCCCTATCTCTACAACGAGATCATGGACGTGGCAGGACTGCGTGACGGGATTACGCGCTATACGGCCAAGGAAGCGCAACGCTTCAAGGCCGTTTCAAAGAAAGTCATGGAAAAGGTGGAGTTCATGGATTTCATTCTGGGCAGGCGCTCACTGGAAGCCCACAAGGCTGCCTAA
- a CDS encoding MATE family efflux transporter: MLSALRNRWHAPGGYKDVLRVGLPLVVSLGSTTLMEFTDRVFLSHYSEDAIAASMPAAMANLTFLLFFIGVGSYANVFIAQYSGAAQRSRVGAALWQAIYFSIFGAVVLASMSFFAEPIFRLAGHSESVFRQEVIYFRILSVGSGLALTASCIGCFFSGRGITKPNMVVNLIATAINVPLDYMLIFGVGPFPEMGIAGAGIATASSWGMQLVMYCWLVFTKENDCEFAVWRSRAFDPALFRRMMRFGLPSGVNSFFDLFAVGFFIFIVGRLGSAELAASNIVFSLDTVAFLPMIGLNIAISTLVGQALGSGKPDEAVRATSSTLHIAMLWMGTMALLFVTVPGWLLDVFRPQDMNAAWFAEVQKEGVVLLRFVACYSLLSSMALVYFGAVRGAGDTHYVMWAIVFSAIMLLAVPLLVAQLVFDAGLNGLWAVFTFYVVVLSAIAYRRFHYGPWKSMLVIEREQPEAAVKDDADRKCVSLD; the protein is encoded by the coding sequence ATGTTATCAGCTCTTCGTAATCGATGGCACGCACCGGGCGGCTACAAGGACGTTTTGCGGGTGGGGCTGCCCCTTGTGGTGAGCCTTGGCTCCACTACGCTCATGGAGTTCACTGACCGCGTCTTCCTCAGCCATTACTCTGAGGATGCCATCGCCGCATCCATGCCCGCCGCTATGGCCAACCTGACCTTTCTGCTCTTTTTCATAGGAGTGGGGAGCTATGCCAACGTGTTCATTGCCCAGTACAGCGGTGCTGCGCAGCGTTCGCGCGTGGGCGCGGCTCTGTGGCAGGCCATTTACTTCTCCATCTTCGGCGCTGTGGTGCTCGCATCCATGTCCTTTTTTGCCGAGCCCATATTCAGGCTGGCGGGGCATAGCGAATCCGTCTTCCGGCAGGAGGTCATCTACTTCCGTATCCTGTCCGTGGGCAGCGGTCTTGCGCTCACCGCCAGTTGCATCGGGTGCTTTTTCTCCGGCCGGGGTATCACCAAGCCCAATATGGTGGTCAACCTTATTGCCACGGCCATTAACGTGCCGCTCGACTACATGCTCATTTTCGGTGTGGGGCCTTTCCCCGAAATGGGTATAGCCGGTGCGGGCATTGCCACGGCATCGTCGTGGGGCATGCAGCTTGTCATGTATTGCTGGCTTGTGTTCACCAAGGAAAATGACTGTGAATTCGCCGTGTGGCGCTCGCGGGCCTTTGATCCTGCCCTGTTCCGCCGCATGATGCGTTTCGGGTTGCCCAGCGGGGTGAACAGCTTTTTCGACCTGTTCGCCGTGGGCTTTTTCATATTCATCGTCGGCAGACTGGGCAGTGCGGAGCTTGCCGCCTCCAACATCGTGTTCTCTCTGGATACGGTTGCCTTCCTGCCCATGATCGGTCTTAACATCGCCATCTCCACGCTGGTGGGGCAGGCTCTGGGGAGCGGAAAGCCGGACGAGGCCGTGCGCGCCACATCCAGTACGCTGCACATAGCAATGTTGTGGATGGGTACCATGGCCCTGCTCTTTGTAACGGTGCCGGGCTGGCTGCTGGACGTATTCCGTCCGCAGGATATGAACGCCGCATGGTTTGCCGAAGTGCAGAAAGAGGGCGTGGTGCTGTTGCGGTTCGTGGCCTGTTACAGCCTGCTCAGTTCCATGGCTCTTGTCTACTTCGGCGCGGTGCGCGGTGCGGGTGATACCCACTATGTCATGTGGGCCATCGTGTTCAGTGCCATTATGTTGCTGGCTGTGCCGTTGCTCGTTGCCCAGCTGGTGTTTGATGCGGGTTTGAACGGACTGTGGGCGGTATTCACCTTCTATGTGGTTGTGCTTTCCGCAATTGCATACAGAAGGTTCCACTACGGACCATGGAAGAGCATGCTGGTGATCGAAAGGGAGCAGCCGGAAGCAGCCGTTAAGGATGATGCCGACCGCAAGTGTGTGTCTCTGGATTAG
- a CDS encoding carbonic anhydrase has protein sequence MSTISRKNIIIIAALFLAVLFFVTMGDDNGSDVKTKDKRTPALSLQLLKEGNERFVNGEALHPRTDTIRLEQAGSQSQGDHAFATVLGCSDSRVPVERIFDAGIMDIFVIRVAGNVVQGDEAGSIEYGLAHVNTPLLVVLGHTQCGAVTAVTNAIEGHGHALERNIPGLVAPITPAVEKSIKYTGKHGADVIPVAIEQNVWQSIHDLFMVSPSTRELVKSGKVQVVGAIYDVSTGRVEWLKEDKPAEILAEVEADPARAMEAMAGEHTETPAAEGHMDTMKTEHQNDAKEAVHEAEVAAEPAKEEQAEAAAPANIEELKALAEKAAEAAKNAAAAAEAATRAAEEAAKAAGSAQ, from the coding sequence ATGTCGACTATTTCCAGAAAGAACATAATCATTATCGCAGCGCTGTTCCTGGCTGTCCTGTTCTTCGTGACCATGGGCGACGACAACGGATCAGACGTTAAAACCAAGGATAAGCGCACCCCCGCTCTCTCCCTTCAGTTACTGAAGGAAGGGAACGAACGCTTCGTGAACGGTGAAGCGCTGCATCCGCGTACCGACACCATCCGTCTTGAACAGGCCGGTTCGCAGAGCCAGGGCGACCATGCTTTTGCAACCGTGCTGGGCTGCTCCGACTCCCGTGTTCCCGTGGAACGCATCTTTGATGCAGGCATTATGGACATCTTCGTCATCCGCGTTGCAGGCAACGTGGTGCAGGGCGACGAAGCCGGTTCCATCGAATACGGCCTTGCCCATGTAAATACGCCTCTTCTCGTGGTTCTGGGTCACACCCAGTGCGGTGCGGTTACTGCCGTTACCAACGCCATTGAGGGCCACGGACACGCGCTTGAACGCAACATCCCCGGTCTGGTGGCCCCCATTACCCCCGCTGTTGAAAAGTCCATCAAGTACACCGGCAAGCACGGTGCAGACGTTATCCCCGTGGCCATCGAGCAGAACGTTTGGCAGTCCATCCACGACCTGTTCATGGTCAGCCCCAGCACCCGCGAGCTGGTCAAGAGCGGCAAAGTGCAGGTTGTCGGTGCCATTTATGACGTTTCCACCGGCCGTGTTGAATGGCTGAAGGAAGACAAGCCTGCTGAAATCCTCGCTGAAGTGGAAGCTGATCCCGCGCGCGCAATGGAAGCCATGGCCGGTGAACATACAGAAACACCTGCTGCCGAAGGCCACATGGATACCATGAAAACCGAGCATCAGAATGATGCCAAAGAAGCAGTTCATGAAGCTGAAGTAGCTGCCGAACCCGCCAAGGAAGAACAGGCAGAAGCCGCAGCTCCCGCCAATATTGAAGAGCTGAAGGCCCTTGCAGAAAAGGCCGCTGAAGCAGCAAAGAATGCTGCCGCCGCTGCAGAAGCTGCCACCAGGGCCGCAGAAGAAGCAGCAAAGGCTGCAGGCTCCGCCCAGTAA